Proteins co-encoded in one Labilithrix sp. genomic window:
- a CDS encoding protein kinase — protein MTQRDAPPLPPGLEDEDEEKTTVGAAPSEQHASAPMPVPSKLTPPQRVHFGKNNTPTAFNPQGAQPPTVQVAQQPDRSSQRHVVEPPKSQQVPRPPNLGHTPNAPSVERGSSGPQPLTAPAAPSGHHPYAQQQPHHQPAPMYQQHPPQQQHPSQRDMPAAQQQHPSQQMQAVHPSQRDLQAAPQMQQQQVPQSGQFPGAPQSNPALGAAQPAPGGQIGFRPDQAPGEMRASPFTVQRSRAYSFVVDARGMPVELGSGRFAKVYLGEERWLESKTDFRRAVVIKMLQKGVSEEDHMRFQMEMELLERVQGNPNIVELFASGEGEDINILPPSIRDKCETEFMILEKLDMSLEERLKGSRNRGAKEDLLASDMRERLFRVLDYMIPIASAVEYAHLVRNICHRDIKPANVLVGIPDPNLRGSTLQVRLADFNVAKLSDEEISFGMTQMKASVPGTLFFQSPEQETNVLELLVNVTQGVPEVEYFEDFYIQISKNDTFSLFNRGESYPILYADRARKRLVLARPYRETGETNVRARIQKSVGRPADIYSLGATFYYLISGAYANPKTLYDAFHKFIEYERADENNTIESYLRHEYGVINSLRAPKTQDGQPEVAPADRFFSYKHYLDGNGELIDPNVMLIIAKCMIRNKPDSYCQAHDLDTRGVSDLVTDLINLYSLYGFSPGARPTHLVHRTTARKANLKMGGAFGKLWASIMRIFTGKKKTP, from the coding sequence GTGACCCAACGGGATGCGCCGCCCCTTCCTCCGGGGCTCGAAGACGAGGACGAGGAGAAGACGACGGTCGGCGCCGCTCCTTCGGAGCAGCACGCGTCGGCTCCCATGCCCGTCCCGTCGAAGCTGACCCCGCCGCAGCGCGTCCACTTCGGCAAGAACAACACGCCGACCGCGTTCAATCCTCAAGGCGCGCAGCCGCCGACGGTGCAGGTCGCGCAGCAGCCCGATCGCTCCTCGCAGCGTCACGTCGTCGAGCCGCCGAAGTCGCAGCAGGTCCCGCGTCCGCCGAACCTCGGTCACACGCCGAACGCGCCGTCGGTCGAGCGCGGCTCGTCGGGCCCGCAGCCGCTCACGGCGCCCGCCGCCCCGAGCGGCCATCACCCCTACGCGCAGCAGCAGCCGCATCATCAGCCGGCGCCGATGTACCAGCAGCATCCGCCGCAGCAGCAGCACCCGTCGCAGCGTGACATGCCGGCGGCGCAGCAGCAGCACCCGTCGCAGCAGATGCAGGCGGTGCACCCGTCGCAGCGCGATCTCCAGGCCGCGCCGCAGATGCAGCAGCAGCAGGTCCCGCAGAGCGGACAGTTCCCCGGCGCGCCGCAGAGCAACCCCGCGCTCGGCGCCGCGCAGCCCGCCCCCGGAGGCCAGATCGGCTTCCGCCCCGATCAGGCGCCGGGCGAGATGCGCGCGTCGCCGTTCACGGTGCAGCGCTCGCGCGCGTACTCGTTCGTCGTCGACGCGCGCGGCATGCCGGTGGAGCTCGGCTCGGGACGCTTCGCGAAGGTCTACCTCGGCGAAGAGCGCTGGCTCGAGTCGAAGACGGACTTCCGCCGCGCGGTCGTCATCAAGATGCTCCAGAAGGGCGTCAGCGAAGAAGACCACATGCGCTTCCAGATGGAGATGGAGCTCCTCGAGCGCGTGCAGGGCAACCCGAACATCGTCGAGCTCTTCGCGTCGGGCGAGGGCGAGGACATCAACATCCTCCCGCCGTCGATCCGCGACAAGTGCGAGACCGAGTTCATGATCCTCGAGAAGCTCGACATGAGCCTCGAGGAGCGCCTGAAGGGCTCCCGCAACCGCGGCGCGAAGGAGGACCTCCTCGCGTCCGACATGCGCGAGCGCCTCTTCCGCGTGCTCGACTACATGATCCCGATCGCGAGCGCGGTCGAGTACGCCCACCTCGTCCGCAACATCTGCCACCGCGACATCAAGCCCGCGAACGTCCTCGTCGGGATCCCCGATCCGAACCTCCGCGGCTCGACGCTGCAAGTGCGCCTCGCCGACTTCAACGTCGCGAAGCTCTCGGACGAGGAGATCTCGTTCGGCATGACGCAGATGAAGGCGTCGGTCCCCGGCACGCTCTTCTTCCAGTCGCCGGAGCAGGAGACGAACGTCCTCGAGCTCCTCGTCAACGTCACGCAGGGCGTGCCCGAGGTCGAGTACTTCGAGGACTTCTATATCCAGATCTCGAAGAACGACACCTTCTCGCTCTTCAACCGCGGCGAGAGCTACCCGATCCTCTACGCCGATCGCGCGCGCAAGCGCCTCGTCCTCGCGCGTCCCTACCGCGAGACGGGCGAGACCAACGTGCGCGCGCGCATCCAGAAGTCGGTCGGCCGGCCCGCCGACATCTACTCGCTCGGCGCCACCTTCTACTATTTGATCAGCGGCGCGTACGCGAACCCGAAGACGCTCTACGACGCGTTCCACAAGTTCATCGAGTACGAGCGCGCCGACGAGAACAACACGATCGAGTCGTACCTCCGTCACGAGTACGGCGTCATCAACTCGCTCCGCGCGCCGAAGACGCAGGACGGACAGCCCGAGGTCGCGCCGGCGGATCGCTTCTTCTCGTACAAGCACTACCTCGACGGCAACGGCGAGCTCATCGATCCGAACGTCATGCTGATCATCGCCAAATGCATGATCCGCAACAAGCCGGACTCGTATTGCCAGGCCCACGACCTCGACACGCGCGGCGTCTCGGACCTCGTGACGGACCTGATCAACCTGTACTCGCTCTACGGCTTCTCCCCCGGTGCGCGCCCCACCCACCTCGTCCACCGCACCACCGCGCGGAAGGCGAACCTGAAGATGGGCGGCGCCTTCGGGAAGCTCTGGGCGTCGATCATGCGGATCTTCACGGGCAAGAAGAAGACCCCGTAG